The nucleotide window tatacatacatacactataaCTTTGGGGCCTTTTCTACAACGATGTCNNNNNNNNNNNNNNNNNNNNNNNNNgtgtgtgtgtgtgtgtgtgtgtgtgtgtgtctctgtgtgtgtgtgtacctatGGCCCGCTCCTCACcgctgtgtgtttctctgtcacTAACAGGCTTGGCTGAATGAGAAGTTCTCCCCGGAGCTGCTGGAGAACAAATCAGAGGTGGTGGAGTGTGTTATGGAGCAGCTGAGCCACAtggtaaacaaacacacaaaagcacaatcagccctacaacacaaatacaacagttACGACAACAAATAACAACAACGCAATACaggacacaaatacacaagctcacaacacaaatacacagctaCTAACCCCACAAAAGCTACACAGctacacaaaaatacaacagctacaaacacaaaacaacagcacAACCAAATACAAAGCTACAACAAAATCAAAATCGACAAAACCAATACAAACGTTACGACACAAACCCAAAAGCTacgacacaaatacaaaagctacaaacaaatacaacacaaatacaacacacaatacaaaagctacgcacacaaatacaaagctacaacacaattCAAAgctacacacaaatacaacagctacaacacaatacaacagctgcaacacaaatacaacagctacaacacaaatacaacaatacaacacaaatacaaaagcgcaacacaatacaaacagctacacacaaatcaacacaacacaatacaaagctacaacacaatcaaaagctacaacacaataAACCAACAGCTACAAGAAAACCACAATACACAgctacacacaaatacaaaagctacaacacaagttcaaaagctacaacacaaatacacaaaatgaTAGAACACAAATATAAAGCCACAaatcaaatacacaaaaactacacacacaaacacacaaaagctacaacacaacaaccaatacaaacacaatacacaaaagatacaacacaaatacacaaaagatACAACAGAAGTACAAAAGATCAACAttacacaaaagctacaacacaaatacacaaaatatacaacacaagtacaaaagatacaacacaaatacacaaaagctacaacacaaatacacaaaagatacaacacaagtacaaaagatacaacacaaatacacaaaagatagaacacaaatatataaagctacaacacaaatacacaaaagatacaacacaaatacacaaaagctacaacacaaatacaacacaaatacacaaaagctacaacacaaatacacaaaagccacaacacaaatacacaaaagctacaacacaaacacacaaaagctacaacacaaacacacaaaagctacaacacaaatacacaaaatatacaacacaagtacaaaagctacaacacaaatacacaaaagctacaacacaaatacacaaaagatacaacacaagtacaaaagatACAACAcaattacaacacaaatacacaaaagatagaacacaaatataaaagctacaacacaagtATAAAAGCTACAACAAAAGCTacaactcaaacacacaaaagatacaacacaagtacaaaagatacaacacaaacacacaaaagctacaacacaaacacacaaaagctacaacacaaacacacaaaagctacaacacaaatcacacaaaagctacaacacaaaaacacaaaagctacaacacaaacacactcacaactccacctccttttcAGCGTGGTTGTGTCCCAGAACAGCACATGCAGTCACTGTGGTGCAGGGCTGGAACCAACGGGCAGTGGGGAAATGAAAGTacttttactccagtactgttaAGTactgaggtacttgtactttactggagtcttttccatttcctgccactttctacttctactccactacatttcagagagacatattgtagttttttgaactccactacattcatctgacagctttttaGTTACTTTGAACGTTAAGTTTGTTGTACACAAAAcccatgtagtttataaaatgtgatgtttatttataaagtaaacgactcaacaatataacggcAATGAAGTCCAGCTGATATGGCTAGACCATGGTTTCCCAAAcatagggtcgggacccaaaatgggtcgcagacccgttttattgggtcgccaattggcagcgTAAAAGTcatatcaatcttatgtgaatggttcttttttgctccactggtctgttcagctcagatgttgtgtgtgtgtgtgtgtgtgtggggggggggggggggtctctctctctctctctctctcttaccctAAGAGGGGATAAGAACATATGAGTTTAGAAAggagtgagacacagaaaggagaatagagaccttttctgtttttgtttacttttataatggagtaaatatacttcataCACATTTAGATTCATGGTTAGTTCCGTCTTTCGTCCACAGTTTAaacatgtagatgttacaaGGATTCATGGTGtacttttgtaaatttgggcaccaaatttctcttttgggtcttgagctgaaaaagtttgggaaccactgcactAGACCATCTGTTGTGAAGGTTGAGGAGCTTTGTTAAAAGTTAATTACATCTTGTTACAGGTTGCATTATTGTGCACTCGACCCTGAAACCGAAACCGGTTTCTATTTTAATTTGCACACATTTTGAGCCTAAAGCTCGAGCTCCTTCTGCCAGTGACTGCTGATTTCTGCTGTTCTTATTCGACCGTTGCTCAGAGCgatctttttcctctttctacccttttaattgtttgttttgcacACAGTGTTTCCGTTTGGCATGTACAAAACAAACTttatatacaaaatacaatttgtttGATCAAACTAAATCAAATTTGTGCTNNNNNNNNNNATGCGGACTAGTTGGAGATCATACTCGTGTCTTTTGGGATTGCCCAAAGATTAAGAAATTGTGTGAGGGAATTAGAGAGGAGATTTCAAATATCTTACACACTTATATTGATTGGAACCCCCGGATCTTTGTTCTGGGAATTCCCCCAAATAATTTAAGTAAAGAAGAACAATACCTATTTGGTATCCTTGTTCTCGTAGCCAAAAAAATGATAACAGTACGTTGGTATAAACCTTTACCCCCGACTGTAAATCAATGGAAAGAGAAGCTAGTGAACGTTCATACGATggagaaaataacagcaaaattAAACTTGTCCactggtctatttgagaaaagaTGGAATCCTTTGAGGACATATTTCCAATTTATATTGTAGTAAATAAGataaatgtaaacacacagatacatacttTGTAGGTAGACTTAACATATATTTCTgttaagataaaaataaaagtcactTGAGAAagattttcccttttatttcatCCCCCACGTAAAAAATCCTGGATTTTCAGCTCGCCGActtgtttggttgttgttgttgttaaactgtTCATATGGTTGTATTGGAAATTGTTGTTTTCTGACNNNNNNNNNNTTGTATTAATCATTGATTTTGAATATTGATCTGATAAAATAAAGTCTTACTTTTCACACCCTGCAAGTATGAAAGACTGTTATATAAAACATAAAGGAGTCCTTACAGTCATCTGACTGTACTGAATCAAGTTATTCTGGCAGGTAATTCAAAGTTATTTACCTGTCATGTGCACACAAATCACAGTCGTAGTTGTTGGCAataaaatgtctgtgtgtgtcactgtgtagtataatttttttaatttttttacccTAATGTTTGTATTATAGCAAACTCgtacactgtatttatcaacggGATTTGAAGAGTTTTNNNNNNNNNNgttttactgctttttatatttgtattgttcacTATAATCttctcattgttgtttttacatcgatcattttaagatctgtccagggacaacggatgaaaaacagccttttggctaattctggtgcatttacagcaacgttagttaatgtacactgtccctgtcaaagaaattaaaataatctCATGCACCTCCAACAATGCTCTTTAAATAacggaaagaagaaaagaacaatCTGAATCTAAGACAGAAGAAAGTTTCCATAATCTCTTGTGGTCCTTGAATGCCACGCTGGATGAAGAAACTGTTCATTCTGATGTATTCTCCGACAGGAAGCCAACCTGCAGCGGGTGAAGAAAGGCGACGCGAAGGCCAGCATCCATCGCATGGAGATAGACCGGATCCGCTTCGTCCTCAGCAGCTACCTGCGCTCTCGTCTGCAGAAGGTCCGTAGACTCGACAACATAATAAAGCTCTCATTTCACTGATGACAAAGCCGCCCGATCTTTGTGCCCCGTATGAAGTGAAGATAATAGGTAGACGCCCAGTCTAGGTGCTAGATCTGGGTTTATCACCAGGTTCATTCAGGTGTGTCGGCCAGAACACCACCTAATGTAGGGTGATCcttgtcctgcacttatggaaccagtgtatatcctgcaccggCTGCTATtacacttctggttagacccaaacttcatttcgttgccttgtacctgtgtaatgacaataaagttgaactaATCtaaaaggtcgacctccttagaaatcctttccataacgttgtcagacacttagaacattaatctgagtctgtcagtagcgAAACAAGCACTTTAATGAACGtatatacaagctggacaattatcctgttAACTTATAAtctagcttgtttctgccgactgcagcaatctcgtttaatactgcatcaatgtgaGAGGAAAATATtccctcaatagtttttattgtagcCGATACTCGAGtgaatgagctgttgcagaaatgagagcagctctaggtctagtgtcgccgttttaagttttacaaaaataaaaacatggcgtgttttggaggtatatgcTCTtcagagctgaaaatgtcccccggattttgtctgagaaatctggtcaccttaatttAAGGCCACTTATTCCAGAGTAGGAAATGAAGAACTGAGAGAGAGTTCTTATTCTGGGTATTTATTTCCTCTTTCTTCAATAGTGAGGGTAATTCTGAGTGGGGTTTTCTTCTCATTTACGCACACTCTTGAGTAAAATGCCGCTCACAACTGCTTTCCAACTGACCGACTAAATCTTTCATACTGCTTGTTAACTGTGTGACGTCAACTACAAGATACCAACCAGCATGCACTTTGGTaaggaagaggattagggccactggtgaaaaatgtatgtgagttctgactctaatctcagaattctgagattagagtcataattctgagattaaagtcataattctgagattaagtCATACttctgaattctgactttaatctcagaattctgataaTAAAGAGTCAGAATAAagagtcagaattctgagaaaaaagtattttttctcagaattctgactttaatctcagaattctgagaaaaaagtcagaattctgaattctgagattaaagtcagaattctaattttttttttctcagaattctgagaataaagagtcagaattctgagattaaagtcagaattctgagaataaagagtcagaattctgagattaaagtcagaattctgagattaaagtcagaattctgagaataaagagtcagaattctgagattaaagtcagaattctgagattaaagtcagaactcacaaacatttttcaccagtggccctaatcctcttccgtacttGGGCTACCCTGTTACAAGCACTGAATAAAACGGGAGTACACGTGAAACATAAAGCACAATATGGTCAACTGTACTAAATAATAGtaacactatacatacatacactataaCTTTGGGGCCTTTTCTACACCGTATGTCTAGATTGAGAAGTTTTTCCCGCACGTCTTGGAGAGAGAGAAGTCTCGAGGGGAGGGAGATCCGTCGCTGCTCTCACCCGAGGAGTTTGCCTTTGCCAAAGAGTGAGTATGCAGGGTTTTACCTGGCTCAGATTGGGCCtttcgacacacacacacacacacacacacacacacacacacacacacacacacacacacacacattaagtgTGGGGTCTGAGTGTCCTCCCTCAGAACATTTTGAGCATGTAACTGttctgatacatttttattaaccaaaaaaacacaaaaagatcaaaatatattaatataatggTCCGCATATTATGGTTAGCGCTGCCTGAAACGTCTTTTGGAGCGTTTTAGTAATTCCTCTTTTCAGGTATAATAGAGCACGGTCAGAGCTGATGGTTTTTACTactgtttttgtgaaaaagacatttatctGCTGTGCAGGTACTATGCGAACACAGAAACCTACCTCAAGGCTGTGGCACTGAAGCGCATGCCGCCCAACCTGCAGACGGTGGATATGCTCAAAGCGGGTAACAtctctttttgtattttctatattttcccTTCAGTCTTGAATAAGTTGTTGCTGCTTCATTAGCATACGCTGCCAgatgtttgacattttcactGACCATCGcaataaaactaaatgtatttgAACTATTACAGTGCCCTTGGTCTGTGGttttgctgcttgtagaattccccaaaaccaaattgtatCCCATTTAATAAGCAGCTCCACTGTATACCACTGACTGAAATCTGGTTTAACATTCACCAACTTCTTTTTGTAATTGCTTTATATAATTGCACTTTATTTTGGATCCCTACTCGTATTTATTCATCAAATCCTTTCACCAATTCAAAAAGCTTTTGTCTTTCTACTTTCCTTATGGTTCTTGTTGTGTTTCGTCATTGTAATTTGACACGACGGGGTTGTAAATGAGCGTCGCCCCTCTATCATTGCTCGAGTATAGAATATAAAAGGAACACTCAAGTAAAAAACCCAAATTGAATTATTCCCAGTGCCTGAGCCCTGCATGGACTCCTTTGTGTTTCTACGGGTGAAGGAGAGACAGGAAAACATCTTGGTCGAGCCCGAAACAGACGACCAGAGGTACGtttcaactgttgttgttgttggttttaaaACGCACCAGGCGGCAGTCGCACGTTTCCACATTcagtgctgtttttatttttctgcaaaGATAACTCGATAATCTCGACTTCTGCTCTGCTGTCAGAGAGTACGTGGTAGACCTGGAAGAGGGCTCTCAGCATCTGATGCGGTATCGGACGATAGCGCCGCTCGTTTCCAGCGGAGCGGTGCAGTTGATCTGAGCGTCGGGGTAAGTAACGGCGAGTCTGTGTGTCGTCTTCCTCGTTAACCCAACGCCGCCCTCGCACCCTCCAGCACTGACATCTGCTAATTAATCTCTGCAGCTCTGATGTTACATAAGCATCTGCTCTGCAGTGACATCTGGATTCATCTTTAGCTCTCTGTCTTGTAACGCTACTGCTCGACTGCTCGTTTGTCTGCCagttattgtaaaaaaataacaataatcaaCTGTAAAGGATCCCTTGGTAAATCAGCTTCTGATGGGTAGAAAGGGAAATTGTAGAAAGCGGGAAAAAACGTCACCACCAACATTTAATGGCAAAATTTTTTTAGATGTAGTATAAGTTCTATTCACCACTACCTCTGGTGATACACTTTttgcgattttaaacaaattgcaataatctgcaatatattgaaatttattaccttttttttaaaaaatttcaaatcatgtccccaaaaggaaactttgtccaCATCTGTTACATCTAAAAAGACCAATTTCTCTGCTGGTTTATCTCCCTTTTaatgtcaagcagacaaactgatcaACACACATTGAATAACACATCGATACTTCTGCGTCTGCGtatacacagatacagtatttccaCAGAAGAAAATACTATGCTGTCGACCCCCGATTTCACTGAActatcaaataaattaaaacccAGTCCTCTTGTTACAGGTCTGTCTGGTGTGGATGTGTTTGGCTCCCGGAGGTCAGAAAAATGAGCGGTGgcctttttttgtcacaaggCGGTAACATGAGGAAcattaacctgcagagatctaggaACGCACCCTTCGTCCTCACTGTTTTTTGGGATGAAGGACAAACTCTTGGGACGCTAACAGACGTTTGCGGCTGCGTGTCTTCCAGACGAGTTACTCTGGAAAACAACAACTCGTATTGCTGATGAATGAACCCTGTTCACAGAGCAGCGTTCACAGGGCTGCAGGGTTATTTTTGGgatctttttaaatcatgtcaCAACATAAGTTTGGTTACCATATCATAATGTATTCTGGTGTGTTGGTGTCTGTGAGGTTGCTAAAGAAAAGTCGATCTAATCTGCtgattggttttatttttgtttctttcaaacaaacatgcaaaacactgtttttaaaatgtcggCTAGTATTGAAGTCCCACTGATTTATTTGACACGTTTCTGGGAAAATGCAGCGAAACAAGAGCGGGGTAGGTAGtagtgtattattattagtagttagTTGGGTATTATATACCGGGGCTGTAGTCGTGTAGTCCACGTTTGttaagtccaagaccaggactagttgagaccGAGTTCAAATGAGAGACGATTAATACcaagacagaaacaaaagaatCCTCTTTAAAACCCCTCACTTACAGTGTAACATAATCCGCTacctgtcacagaggagagactAGAACAACaatcacatttaacaagctggaatcagagagttttctttcattaaaaatgACTAACTGCTTATTGGATAATTTAAGAAaagttggcgattaatttaatagtctACAACTAATCGagttcatctttgcagctctagtacCAAGTCACacgctttaaccctcatgttgtcctcatgttgtcctcatgttgtcctcatgttgtggcctcatgttttcttcatgttatGTCCCCATGTTGGTCCCATTTTGTCCTCAGTTgcccatgttgtctcatgttgtcctccatgttgtcttcatgttgtctcatgttgtcctcatgttgtcttcatgttgtcttcatgttgtcctcatgttgtcttcatgttgtcttcatgttgtcctcatgtgtctcatttgtccccatgttgtcccatgttgtcccatgttgtcccactgttgcctcatgttgtccccatgttgtccccatgttgtcctcatgtgtcctcatgttcccATGTGCCATGTCtcagttgtctcatgttgtccttcatgttgtcctcatgttgtccctcatgttgtctctcatgtgtgtcctcatgttgtccctcatgttgtccatatcaatgttctttttaattcccaaaatacatgattgattcacccaacgctcttgccaagtacaaactctcactttcattaattttgggtctttttctattatagcattgtaaaacaatggacagtgtttttgaaatagtgttgagtaaagttgacatattccagtgcTGTGATTTATcacaacatccattcctttatttttaGTCTAAATATCCTAATTtcgcttttctaactcaaacattgtaTATAATTTCTAAAATAGGTTTATTgagcataaattccaaaaataactgtgaaactaaagttaagtaATAAAGctacgtagtgttaaatgtcaaaaaagtgataaacctgggaaaaaaaagggacaaaaatgtaaacttaaaaacagaaactaaaaaagatcaataaaagtgttaattttcaatttttacagGAAGACAACGCAAAGGGCAAagtgtgtatgttttattttataattacatTGATCTATTACATTAAatatgcacatatatatatatatatatatatatatatatatatctgttaATGTCCAGTTAACTTTGCGTCTCTTCCTCGGCTTCCACATCCAGAATTGTAAATACGTTTTTAACTCTCGTCTGCTTCACAAGTTTAATTCAACCCTGAAGGAATGTTGTCTTCTCCGAGACATAATTaatgtgataataataatattatgtaAGCGTCCCAGAGGGAGTAATCAGTGCTCATTGTTTGCCCTCGCCCTAATTGCCCAAATTGCCCAGTTTTGTGGAACTAATAATGCCCTGAGGGTCACCAGCCTGTCGTCTGCTGACCTGCACCGCTG belongs to Etheostoma spectabile isolate EspeVRDwgs_2016 chromosome 5, UIUC_Espe_1.0, whole genome shotgun sequence and includes:
- the gins4 gene encoding DNA replication complex GINS protein SLD5 isoform X1; protein product: MSDALSDAGSDVNQDDTQEDVMTPAELIARLEEAWLNEKFSPELLENKSEVVECVMEQLSHMEANLQRVKKGDAKASIHRMEIDRIRFVLSSYLRSRLQKIEKFFPHVLEREKSRGEGDPSLLSPEEFAFAKEYYANTETYLKAVALKRMPPNLQTVDMLKAVPEPCMDSFVFLRVKERQENILVEPETDDQREYVVDLEEGSQHLMRYRTIAPLVSSGAVQLI
- the gins4 gene encoding DNA replication complex GINS protein SLD5 isoform X2; this translates as MSDALSDAGSDVNQDDTQEDVMTPAELIARLEEAWLNEKFSPELLENKSEVVECVMEQLSHMIEKFFPHVLEREKSRGEGDPSLLSPEEFAFAKEYYANTETYLKAVALKRMPPNLQTVDMLKAVPEPCMDSFVFLRVKERQENILVEPETDDQREYVVDLEEGSQHLMRYRTIAPLVSSGAVQLI